In a genomic window of Gossypium arboreum isolate Shixiya-1 chromosome 7, ASM2569848v2, whole genome shotgun sequence:
- the LOC108457126 gene encoding uncharacterized protein LOC108457126 encodes MAVSPCLSGNDQKKHWWLTNRKLVDKYIKDARCLIATQEHNEVASALNLLDAALVLSPRLEIALELKARSLLYLRRFRDVVDMLQDYIPSLKTSTDDSGSVSSDNSSHQLSRERVKLLPSNDSSSDSSSRDPSFKCFSVSDLKKKVMAGLCKSCDKEGKWRYLVLGQACCHLGLMEDAMVLLQTGKRLASAAFRRESICWSDDSFSLPTAIALSDISSAATTPPSTPPRNPTSFSESENISQLLSHIKLLIRRRTAAIAALDAGLHSEAIRHFSKIVDGRRPAPQGFLAECYLYRAYAYKASGRIAESISDCNKTLALDPTSIQALDTRASLLETIRCLPDCLHDFEHLKLLYNSILRDRKLPGPAWKRHNVRYREIPGKLCALTTKIRQLKQRIASGETGNVDYHALIGLRRGCSRSELERAHLLLCLRHKPDKATNFVDRCEFADERDLDSVKDRAKMSALLLYRLLQKGYASVMSTIMDEESAERQRKKAAAALQAAQAAIHVQQTQYCNTKLEPETRPTSSTNPSGCNNRGNSSESKTNAVRSNTNVFQGVFCRDLAAVGNLLSQVGFNRPLQVKYEALSC; translated from the exons ATGGCTGTGTCTCCATGTTTGAGTGGTAATGATCAGAAGAAACACTGGTGGCTTACCAATAGAAAG CTTGTAGATAAGTACATTAAGGATGCAAGGTGCCTCATTGCAACGCAAGAACACAACGAGGTAGCTTCAGCTCTCAATCTTCTTGATGCAGCTTTGGTTCTTTCGCCTCGTTTGGAGATTGCTCTTGAACTCAAAGCGAGATCTTTGCTCTACCTAAGGCGTTTTAGGGATGTTGTTGACATGCTTCAAGACTATATTCCCAGTCTCAAAACCTCTACCGACGACTCTGGCTCGGTTTCCTCTGATAACTCCTCTCACCAGCTCTCCAGGGAGCGAGTCAAGCTTTTACCTTCTAATGACTCGTCCTCTGACTCATCGAGTCGTGACCCATCTTTCAAGTGCTTTTCTGTTTCGGACTTGAAGAAGAAAGTCATGGCGGGGTTGTGTAAAAGCTGCGACAAAGAAGGCAAATGGAG GTACTTGGTTCTAGGCCAAGCATGTTGCCACCTAGGCTTAATGGAGGACGCCATGGTTCTCCTCCAAACAGGCAAACGCCTCGCTTCCGCCGCGTTCCGCCGTGAGAGCATTTGTTGGTCCGACGATAGCTTCTCCCTCCCCACCGCTATTGCCCTTTCAGACATCTCCTCTGCTGCCACAACACCTCCTTCCACGCCCCCACGCAATCCTACATCTTTCTCCGAATCCGAAAACATTTCCCAGCTTCTATCCCACATCAAGCTCCTCATCCGCCGTAGAACTGCTGCCATTGCGGCCTTAGATGCTGGCCTACACTCCGAAGCCATCCGCCATTTCTCCAAAATAGTAGACGGTCGCCGCCCTGCCCCTCAGGGCTTCCTTGCAGAGTGTTATTTGTATCGAGCCTATGCTTACAAGGCCTCAGGTCGCATAGCTGAGTCAATCTCGGATTGCAACAAAACGCTTGCTCTTGATCCAACTAGCATCCAGGCCCTTGACACCAGGGCATCGCTTTTGGAAACCATCCGCTGTTTACCCGACTGTTTGCACGACTTTGAACACTTGAAACTGCTTTACAATTCCATCTTGCGAGACAGGAAGCTCCCAGGTCCAGCCTGGAAGCGTCACAATGTGAGATACAGGGAGATTCCAGGGAAACTCTGTGCATTAACCACTAAAATTCGACAATTGAAACAAAGGATTGCTTCTGGGGAGACCGGAAACGTTGATTACCATGCCTTGATTGGTTTAAGGCGTGGATGCTCAAGGTCTGAATTAGAGAGAGCTCATTTGCTACTCTGTTTAAGACACAAACCAGATAAAGCTACCAACTTCGTTGATCGATGTGAGTTCGCCGATGAGCGTGACCTCGACTCGGTTAAAGACAGAGCCAAGATGTCGGCTTTGCTTCTTTACAGGTTGCTTCAAAAAGGTTATGCCAGCGTTATGTCCACGATTATGGATGAAGAATCGGCTGAGAGACAAAGGAAGAAAGCTGCAGCTGCTTTACAAGCAGCACAGGCAGCAATTCATGTGCAGCAAACCCAGTATTGTAACACTAAATTGGAACCTGAAACTAGACCCACTTCTTCAACAAATCCATCAGGTTGCAATAACAGGGGTAACAGCAGTGAAAGCAAGACCAACGCAGTTCGTTCCAACACAAACGTGTTTCAAGGTGTATTTTGCAGGGATCTAGCTGCAGTTGGGAATCTATTATCACAGGTTGGGTTCAATCGTCCACTCCAAGTGAAATATGAGGCACTAAGCTGCTGA
- the LOC128295429 gene encoding uncharacterized protein LOC128295429 has protein sequence MKTLFKSQDLWDLIENGYIEPDEEQIQRQKLGGSCRQHFKDPLRVAEIVNKMQSYRENINDQMIVAKILRSFTPKFDYVVATIEESKDVETFTFDELMGSMQSHEARLNRSQENTYAKAFHVKGEQVIKNIWFLDSGCSNHMISVKSLFNEIDETFKQKVTLGDNKQIQVEGKANVAVKSSSSNVKLLYDVYYIPSLSQNLLSVRQLMAIGYFIMFDDIPYVIKDKKSD, from the exons ATGAAGACCTTGTTCAAGTCTCAGGATCTTTGGGACTTAATTGAGAATGGCTATATCGAACCAGATGAAGAG CAAATACAGCGACAGAAGCTTGGGGGATCTTGTAGACAGCATTTTAAGGATCCTCTAAG AGTTGCTGAAATTGTCAACAAAATGCAGTCTTATAGGGAGAATATTAATGATCAAATGATAGTTGCAAAAATTTTAAGGAGTTTCACTCCTAAGTTTGATTATGTAGTGGCTACCATAGAAGAATCCAAAGACGTGGAAACATTCACATTTGATGAATTGATGGGATCAATGCAGTCCCATGAGGCAAGGTTGAACAGATCACAAGAGAATACCTATGCTAAGGCTTTCCATGTGAAAGGGGAG CAAGTCATAAAAAACATTTGGTTTCTGGATAGTGGGTGCTCGAACCACATGATTAGTGTAAAGTCATTGTTCAACGAGATTGATGAAACCTTCAAACAAAAAGTAACACTTGGGGACAACAAGCAGATTCAAGTGGAAGGGAAGGCTAATGTGGCAGTCAAAAGCAGTTCTAGTAATGTGAAACTTCTTTATGATGTCTATTACATTCCTAGTCTGTCACAAAATCTGTTGAGTGTAAGGCAACTCATGGCTATTGGATATTTTATCATGTTCGATGATATCCCATATGTGATCAAAGATAAAAAATCAGATTAA